AGTCTAAATATTGATCATGAAGTCTCTAAtactattttaaataaatagatcaAGCTTAACTCACCCATAAAAGTTAACTTAATAGAGAGGAGAGAACTAATAGAGAGGAGAGAAAGAGGAGAACCTAAGGCCTCATTTACCTTTATCGTAAATCCATCAATGTGGAATATTAACAATggatattttaattaacttatatttaacttttatttatttgctAGATGTAATTTTTTTTGGAGCATAtaagatttttcttttttaatttatgatTATCTTAGCTAGATGACGAGGgtaataataatttttacttGCATGTTtctaattactaaaaattaattttaaaaaagaacttcatttttacaaattttatagtaaaatatataataaaaataaataattccttatttatataaattttatattatgattGCTATCTTAATGGTTGAATTACAAAACACTTTACAATTAATTACAACTATTAATTATAAACAGTTGGCATTGACTGCTACTATTAAACTTAATAAAATCTTAAAATTGTCTAACAACAAaaacttaattattttattaattaaataataattataatttaaattcatagtttgataaaattttagatgattttgtaatattattgataaaaatatttattcttaattagattattaattattctaaaaaataaattttcaccattcttttttttttttaaagaaaacagataatttttatttataaatatatagttTTACAATTAACATCTATAATAAAATTCaacttttaaatataaaataccaaaatgaaagtgTTTTATTATACCAATAATAATTGTAACTTGGTTTGCCCCCAAATTATAGCACTGTTCTTGCTATAAATCCTGCATCTTTTTGTTGATTAGTGATTAGTTTTTCTTTttagatttatattttttttaaatctttattgtgaaTATATGGTTTTTCCCTTTGTTTTTTTATCGTTAAAATTCACACCATCAATTACTTCGTCGGTGCTTTAATATGTTTGTTAATTTATTCACCCCCATTAACACTTCTAATTGATTTGTCAAAGACTTATATCAACTCCACTTTATTTATCTGATTATGAGGAAATTATCCAccatcaaattaaaaatttacattttttttaatataaaaaagctTTTCCACATATTTAAGGTTTATTTGAGtctctttattttcatgttgATGGGGCTTCAACCAAAACCCACTCAAATGATCTCTGCTTATAGGATGGAGAAGGGGTCCCCATCCCAAAGTAAAGATGCTTTACAAAATGTGAAAGCATTGACCATTGCAGATGACTACTGAAAAAAGGGTGGACCAACTGAATGGGAAAGGCcggtttttaattaatttgagagAACCtccatttttataattttttttttataaaaaaaaacaaaCCCTTACACACGAAACAAATTATTGATTGCAAAGTGATTTTCTGTGTCAAaaactctttatttatttatcatgATAATGACGGTGAATGAATAAATACATGAAATAgtatcttttattattttttattgataGGAATTCATTAACATATACACCTGAGACAGAAACAGTATACACCCTAAAGTACACCATAGCACCAAACTGATACACTGCAACACCTTAGACTTTAGAGATAGGGCACACCCTAAGTTATACCATAGCACCCAACTCACACACTATAACTCCTTAGACTTTTGTCTTTTCTTGATAGAAACTTATTAATATACACGTGAGACAGAGATAGGACATACTTTTAGTTAAAATTATGGCAATTTTGACTAAGCATACTAACCCATATATCTCGCATACATACACGCTAACCAGGCGATGTGGGATATGCTAGGACCACCCTAGTAGTAACCCCTTAGACTTTTGTCTTTTTTTTATTAGAACTGATTAACAAGCATATAAATGAGACAGAGACGGGATACACCTTTAATCAAAACCATGACAATTTTGACTAAGCATACTAACCCAtatatcacacacacacacacagacgcTAACCAGGCGACGTGAGATATGTTATGACCACCATAGTACACTATAGCACCCAACTCACACACCGTAACCTCTTATACTTTTATCTTTTTTTAATAGTAACTGATTAATACACATACATGTGAGACAGAGAAAGAACACATTCTTAGTCAAAACCATGGTAATTTTGACTAAGCATGCTAACCCATATATCACACACACGCTAACCATGCGATGTGGGATATGTTAGGACCACTACAGTACACCTAGGGGTGAGCACTATTTAGTTTAAACTGAATAACCGAACCACCTTAATtcgaaaattcagtttggtttttaaaataatttgattcggttcggttttatattataaaaattttgattatttcggttcagttcgattttgaagagaaaaaaattggctaaactgaatcaaaccaaatagttttattgatttttgaattgatttatttttatgggaaatttatgaattatatgtaattatatatatataaattgtttaatttcattgattaatggttattaggttcaaaccaaggtcaaaatcagaccaaataacttgaaaatcaagtctaaattaaaaaaataatcaaaaatcaaaaccgatcagTTTGAACCGAACTAAAATAGAGTGGTttagtttgattcaattttttatcCATTTCGATTCAATctgatttctaaaatatgtaattcgattttcatgattcgattcgattcgattcggttcgatttgaaccgaatgctcacccctaagtACACCATGAAATAATATCTCTTATCATTAGTTATAACAAAAAAAGGCAAATTCAATTATATATAGAAGCAGACAATTAAAGCCATGAATTTgtcataatattaaaaaataattggaATTAATTAGAATAATAAGGATCCGTTTgttatttgaaaaatatttttaatttttttgtattttttaatattttagatATTTAGGAAATAAGTcaatgaaatatatttttttaattaaatagaaaattaaacattttaaagaaaatgactttgtcttaagaaaaaaaattatttttttaaattttaataattttattaaaatataaaaacacttatatataaataatataaataaatatcattaatttagcattataatcaaataatgaaaaatactttcttacaaaaaaatttttataaaaaatatttgtcatatataaaatattttcataaaacaaatgaaatctaaaataattaataatatttcatgcacaatttatatgatataatttaattgattttctcATTATTTCTAAGGGTGTAAGAATGAGCCGCAGTTTTAAAATTCAAGCAAAACGCCCAGCATATCACGCACAATTCTATCCTATATCTAAAAGATGAGTTAAAGTAAGGCAAGAATTTCTCATGGGACCTACGCTATCATATTTTTCCATAAACAATTCATTAAATTGCCTTCCAGCTGACCCATAATGGAAGTTGGCAATTTGTTTGGTTGTCCTTTGCGAGAAAAGAGCAGCTACTTGAACCCATACGCACAAACCCTTTTTGTCTATAAATATTGATACTTACCTATATTTTCTCAACTCTCATCTCCATCTTTTAAGATTTCAATTTTAAAACCTTCTTTGagaaagcacatggagtttacatgGCTTAGCCCATTTATTTGTCTTCTTTTGTATTTCCAAGCTATATGTTCTCCTTCTCTCCCTTTCCCAATATTGTGCCCTCATGACCAAGGTCTTGCCTTGCTTCAAATCAAGAAATCCTTTTCTACTAGCACTTCTGCTTCTTTTGTACATCACGAGCTAGAGTCTTGGAAAGAGGGGACAGATTGTTGCTCCTGGAATGGGGTTGAGTGTGACACTGAGACTGGCCATGTAATTGGCCTCAATGTTTCTGGTCGCATGCTTCATGGCGCCCTCAATTCCAACAGCACACTTTTTTCCCTTACTCACCTCCAGACACTTGACCTTTCAAACAATGATTTCAGTGGCTCCCATATTCCATCTCTGTTTAGTCACTTGTTGAATTTGACATGTCTCAACCTTTCGTCTTCAAATGTTGCGGGCCAAGTTCCATCAGAGATCTCTCTTCTGTCCAAATTGGTTTTTCTTGATCTCTCTTTTAACGAAAACTTGGTGCTAGAAACAACTTCTTTTACCAAGGTTGTCCAAAATCTAACCAAGCTAAGAGAACTCAGTTTGAGTACAGTTGACATGGCTTCGGTTGCACTCCATTCCTTGAtgaatctttcttcttctttgtcatctCTCAGGCTTGTGTCTTGTGCATTACAAGGAAAATTCCCAGATGAAATATTCCATCGATCAAACCTTCAGTTGCTTGATATAGAGGACAATAAGGATCTCACTGGCTCTCTTCCCAGATTCAATGGTAGTAGTCGCCTCTGGTTCTTAGCTCTTTCTTTCACAAGCATCTCAGTATATTTAGAACTTGATTTCTTTAGTAGTCCACATTCGTTAAAAGAATTGTATCTTAGTAGTTGCAATGTTATGGGGTCTAATTTTGCATTTCTTGGCAATCTTACACAACTCACTCGTTTGGACCTCTCCGGAAATAATTTCAATGGTCAAATCCCACCCTCCCTTGGAATCCTTGAGCATCTCGACTTTCTAGACCTTTCAAATAACAATTTTAGTGGTCTATTTCCCTTTGTAGTTTGTAATCTCACAAAACTGCAATTCCTGAGCCTGTCAAATAATAAGATAACAGGGATAATCCCTTCCCAAGTAGGCAACTTTTCATCTCTGAATCAACTCTACTTATTCGAGAACTTCCTAAAGGGAGCATTACCGCCATCCTTGTTTTCTCTGCCTTCTTTGAAGTATATATTTCTTGGGAATAACCTATTCAGCGGTCATCTAAGTCAATTTCAGTATAATTCTTCTTTGAAGTACATTGACTTGAGTAGTAACTTGTTAGATGGTCCAATACCAAGTTCAATTTGCCAATCTTGTCAATTTGGATAGTCTTATCCTTGCATCAAATGAAAATTTGACGGGAGAGATCCCTTTCTCAATTTGCAAGTTGAAATATCTACGAATTCTCGATTTGTCTAATAACAGATTAAGTGGTTTCATCCCAAGATGTTTGGGAAACTTCAGCAAGTCATTGGAGATTATTGTTTTAGGGAATAACACATTGGAAGGTCCAATTCCAAGTTCAATTTTCAACCTTACGAACTTGTTTATTGTTGTTTTGTCTCCAAACAAATTAATTGGAGAGATCCCTGCTTCAATTTGCTTGTTGAAATTGCTGGAAGTTGTGGACTTGTCTAACAACAATTTAGGTGGCTCTATCCCACGATGCCTGGAAAATTTAAGCAATATCGTCCTCACTCCAGACAATCAAGTAATGAGCTCAGCCATTGGTCAGGTCAGGGTGCTTTCGAGTATTATTTTTCTCGACTTATCGAATAACTGGCTAAATGGAACAATACCATCCTTCTTGTTCAATTTGTCTTCCTTGCTATACTTGTACCTTGGGAATAATCTCCTCACTGGCCATATAAGCCGATTGCCATCGAATTCAGTAATGGAGGTTATCGATTTCAGTAACAACTTGTTGGATGGTCCAATTCCAAGTTCCTTGTTCCATCTACCCTCTTTGCGGTACCTATTCCTTCAAAACAATTCATTGACTGGCCATATAAGTCACTTTCAGTTTCATAAGCTAAGGTACCTTGATCTGAGTAATAACTTGTTGGATGGCCCAATTCCAAGTTCAGTTTCCAGACTAGTCAATCTCAGGGTTCTTATTCTTTCATCAAACAACAAACTGATTCAAGAAATCCCTCCTTCCATTTGTGAGCTGAAATCTCTACAAATTCTTGACTTGTCTAAGAATGGTTTAAGTGGTTCCATCCCATATTGTCTGGGAAGCTTCAAAAAACTCTTGGTACTTGGTCTGGGTTTGAACAATTTCCAAGGTACTATCTTTACTACATTTTCAGAAGGGAATAGCTTGAGATATCTAAATTTCAATGGCAATAAATTCCAAGGGCACATACCAAAATCCATCACCAATTGTAGATATTTGGAAGTTTTGGACCTTGGCAGCAACAAGATAGAGGATACGTTCCCTTCTTTTCTTGGAACTCTTACAGAATTGCGAGTTCTTATCTTGCGATTCAATAAGCTACATGGTTCTATGCAGAGTCCTTCCACCAACTTTTCCTTTCCTAAATTGAGGATCTTGGACGTCTCCAACAATGTTTTGAGTGGGAATTTGCCGTCAAATTTTTTCAAGGATCTCAAAGCAATGATGGATGTTGATAGCTATATGGAATATATGATGATGAAAGATTACAGTTATGATTATTCTGCGCGAATGATACTGAAAGGACTCGAGATTGAGTTGGTGAAAATCCAAACCACCCTTACAGTAATAGATTTGTCTGGGAATAAATTTACAGGGGAGATTCCAGAGGCAATGTGGAAGCTTAAAGCCCTTAAACAACTTAATCTTTCCCATAATCGACTTACTGGTTGCATCCTGTCATCATTAGGAAATTTGAGCAATTTGGAATCATTAGATCTCTCTTACAATTTGCTCACTGGAGAGATTCCTATACATTTGGTGGATTTGACATTTCTTCAAATCTTGAACCTTTCTTACAACCAACTTGAGGGACCCATACCACAAGGAAAACAGTTCAACACATTTGAAAATAGTTCATATGAAGGAAACTTGGGATTATGTGGATTTCCTTTATCAAAATCATGCAACAGTGGTGATATCATAAAGCAACTAGTACCATTGCCAAACTTGCAAGAAGGAGACGCAACTGGTTTTGGATGGAAATCTGTATCAATAGGCTTTGGATGTGGGCTGCCATTTGGATTTTCAATGGGATACATGACGCAAACAAGAAGACGACGTGCATGGTTTGTGAGGCTGATTCAAAGTGTTGCATCAACGTTCAAGAAAGTTTAAGGACAAAGTTAGTTATAGAACTCATGGAAGAAGgtaatcaatatttttttttctttttttcctggCTAAttgttaataaattgaattataaaCATACTTATATGTAGTTGTAATTAGAATATCTTATTTGCAACCATCTTTCTTTACACATAGTGTTCCATTTTGCAGGAACGTTTCGATAAAATAACAAAGGATATGCAATTTTTTTGGCTTGTGGGTAGTTATTTAGCTGCTGACCCTTCTGTTGTGGGTAGTTATATGGCCGTTGATTCTTCTCTACCTGATGAAAATCGGTTAAATTGTTGTTCTGGGTGTCCTCATGCTTCCTTGGCTACTGGTTATGTCATCTTGGAAGCTAGTTATTTTCTTCTGGTTTTTGCAGAAATTTCTACTCATTGCAACAATTGGGCTGCTGTTGCTTTTTGGGTGCTACAATTCCCCTTGGCTCTCTGTTGTTGGTTGGTTTGATCTATTTTAGTTCGGTGTCTTTATAGTTGTGTTTTGTTGTAAAGCTTTGCTTGTAAAGTCTGCTCGATTACTTTTTAACTTAGAGGTTTTAATAATTTAAGTTACTgcgttttgtattatattttctttaaattttttcacTTAGTATTTGTCATTTTAAGTTGAGTGTTCTAGAGAGGTCAGTTGATCAGGGTTTAGTTGGATGACCTATGCTAAGTTTTTCCTGGATTTgtgattaataaaataaaaaataaaaaaactgcttataaaaaaaaaggatATGCAAAGTGTCTCGAAGAAGATCTATGGATATGCA
The Hevea brasiliensis isolate MT/VB/25A 57/8 chromosome 15, ASM3005281v1, whole genome shotgun sequence genome window above contains:
- the LOC110646928 gene encoding receptor-like protein 6, with the protein product MEFTWLSPFICLLLYFQAICSPSLPFPILCPHDQGLALLQIKKSFSTSTSASFVHHELESWKEGTDCCSWNGVECDTETGHVIGLNVSGRMLHGALNSNSTLFSLTHLQTLDLSNNDFSGSHIPSLFSHLLNLTCLNLSSSNVAGQVPSEISLLSKLVFLDLSFNENLVLETTSFTKVVQNLTKLRELSLSTVDMASVALHSLMNLSSSLSSLRLVSCALQGKFPDEIFHRSNLQLLDIEDNKDLTGSLPRFNGSSRLWFLALSFTSISVYLELDFFSSPHSLKELYLSSCNVMGSNFAFLGNLTQLTRLDLSGNNFNGQIPPSLGILEHLDFLDLSNNNFSGLFPFVVYNRDNPFPSRQLFISESTLLIRELPKGSITAILVFSAFFEVYISWE
- the LOC131174158 gene encoding receptor-like protein Cf-9 homolog → MVQYQVQFANLVNLDSLILASNENLTGEIPFSICKLKYLRILDLSNNRLSGFIPRCLGNFSKSLEIIVLGNNTLEGPIPSSIFNLTNLFIVVLSPNKLIGEIPASICLLKLLEVVDLSNNNLGGSIPRCLENLSNIVLTPDNQVMSSAIGQVRVLSSIIFLDLSNNWLNGTIPSFLFNLSSLLYLYLGNNLLTGHISRLPSNSVMEVIDFSNNLLDGPIPSSLFHLPSLRYLFLQNNSLTGHISHFQFHKLRYLDLSNNLLDGPIPSSVSRLVNLRVLILSSNNKLIQEIPPSICELKSLQILDLSKNGLSGSIPYCLGSFKKLLVLGLGLNNFQGTIFTTFSEGNSLRYLNFNGNKFQGHIPKSITNCRYLEVLDLGSNKIEDTFPSFLGTLTELRVLILRFNKLHGSMQSPSTNFSFPKLRILDVSNNVLSGNLPSNFFKDLKAMMDVDSYMEYMMMKDYSYDYSARMILKGLEIELVKIQTTLTVIDLSGNKFTGEIPEAMWKLKALKQLNLSHNRLTGCILSSLGNLSNLESLDLSYNLLTGEIPIHLVDLTFLQILNLSYNQLEGPIPQGKQFNTFENSSYEGNLGLCGFPLSKSCNSGDIIKQLVPLPNLQEGDATGFGWKSVSIGFGCGLPFGFSMGYMTQTRRRRAWFVRLIQSVASTFKKV